The following is a genomic window from Neodiprion lecontei isolate iyNeoLeco1 chromosome 4, iyNeoLeco1.1, whole genome shotgun sequence.
CCAGTCGTTCCCTGCACCGTGTAGCATAGATAGACCCCCGCAACTGTTGcattgaaaatcaataaattaaaatttcattttcaaggaATAATGTCTGCGCTCCGCTTCTagctataaaaattattaaaccgCTTTAACTTCCTTGAAGTTGTAGACATAACACGTGATCCATCATCGTGAACATGACGACGTTTCTTCGATTCGATTTCCgttcaataaataatagaaTTTGTAATTCTGTTTCCccatggtatttttttttctcccatttttcagcttccagacgagaaaaaaaaactggctGGGCTTGGTCCTCGTTAAATCGAGCTTTAAGATATTTTTGTCCGCGAAAGAATTTCGAGCATCCGTTGTTGCGTCGAAATCGAATATTCTCAATCTTCGCTGCtgatatgtatatttatacacggtATCTCGAgtatttggaatatttttcagtgatttATTACACCCCAAATTCTCtccgttttattattattcttttttttttttaatttttttttctctcgtgattctctttttatttctgtacAGGGAATTCGAACAGCCCTGGTTAAAGAATCCtacactcacacacacacattcaCTGCACGCATGTCACGTAATGGTGTGAATATATCCCCCATCCAGTCTGTTCTCTCCCCCAGCAACCGCCTTTTATCCTTCAGATATTAATTCAGCCACCGTTTGCAGCTCGTACAAATTTATTCACCGACTCATACACTCGATTCCCCGCCGTCGCGTCGACGACATATCCTATACAAATTTACTGTATCGCGTATCccttgaaataaatttctcttttttttctctctcttcgttCACATCCCACATCGCGGATCTGGCataaaatgtaattaatgAATCTCACCTAATTCCACAACGAGATTCATTTATTGCCAGAGAATTGAAACAGTAAAAATTTGCTTAGACTGCGTAGATGATTATCCAACAACTTATAACAAGTTCGATGGTAGCTAGTTATTCAttgttaatttgaaaaagaaacaccGATACATTTGGGTGGGGGTAAAGATATACAAGGATGAttagaaaaaagaaggatCGCAATATCGAACTTCCAGAAACGCGGAAAGCCGtttgatacaattttaaaatgtagaaagtcaaaatacatattttcccGAATTCTGACGGTTCGATGTTTAGGCTTATATTGTTATTCTCAGACCTTTCtactttttcacatttctaTGTTTGAACTTTCAACGttatgaaattcaatataatCCAATGCAATGGATTTTTGTGAGTTTTAAAATGTTCCATTCTGAGCCTTCTGTTTCCTAACCCAAATGTACCCACTTTTATCTCCTAGTTTATTTCGTTCGTACAACCAACGAATCTATCTACAACATCGTTTTATTCATTCCTCTTTTCTATTCATCCTAACGGCAATTAATAAGTCGGCGTTGAGAGTGGGTGAATATAACAAACCCGGACGTGATTTATAGATCTTTTGTTAGATAGGTATATCATTGGactacaaaaataaaatgaagttTCTAAACGCCCACCGAACGAGGCGCGTTCTGTAGATACGTTTACTGCCCGGCTCCAAACGTAGCATCCCATCGTAAATCCCACGTGATCTCATCGCGCCGGATCGGTAAAGAGACAGGCGGTCATTACACGTGCATACGTAAAACAATGCCGTGAGACATTTAGAAAGACGTTTCTCAATGTTCCACGTGTTCTTGAACAAGTTTATACGTCGCACTGCGACATAAGTCTTTACATCCGTGCATCCATTCTACGCGTgtttgtcaaaaaattgatcaaagcTCACGCCAGTGAACATTTccaatgaatttaaattttcgcagCATCGCGATCGAGGAAAATGAAACAAGAGATAATCGATACGCGGTTTCTTTCTTATTAGAAGGGGAAACGACGAGAACAGGTTAGAGAAAcgtcgaaaaacgaaaaatggatCACGGCCGAAGAGTCGGTAGAAAGGATACGTCGCTGACCTTGAAGAGGCCGTGCAATCCGTCCGTCGTAACAGTGACCGATCCTCCCTGCACGAAAGACAAGCCGATAGTGGAAGATCGTCGATTGAAAAACTGGAAGACGTGGCTGAGGAGACACAGGATACAGTGCGAGGCGCTACGTGGCCGTGTTTCCAATCCTAAAGCGGACATGGTGATGAACAGCTGCGAAAAAGTGCGGGCGAAGAtcgaaatgagaaatctgatGGAGTATGCCGCTGCTCCGGTGACGCCGGTTCCCGGCAAGTCGACGGGGAGTCCCGGATTCTGGAAGGTACCACCGATCCTGTCGAACCACGGTAATCCCTGTCTTCCAGACGTTGGTCCTGTGCTAACGAAGAAGGAGCTCAACTCGTTCCCGACACTGGAGCACATCGAGGTCCCCAAGTGCATAAGGGAGGAGAAAAACTTGTCCAATTTAGAGGAATCGGTTCCCGGATGGAAGCGGAGTTCGTACCTCAGTAAAAGGAGAGAGGAATTGGCCGGCAACATCGCGATTTTAAAACCAAGTCGGCCCGAAACTGAGACCGACCTTGTGGTGCGAGGACGGAGGTTTGGCTGCTCCGAAGAAGAGCAAGAAGTGCCTCGGCTTCCCGTGATCAGTGTAACCGACGCTTCTATCGAGAGCGAGGAATCGGAGGTGAAAATCATGGCCGAGGAAGCGGTCGTTGTGACATTGGAGATAAACGGAGTTCGGGTAACCAGAGACGAGGAGACGATTCATCAGAGATCCGAGGATCTCGTGTGGCCGTTGACATTCTTGAGCGCGGTGAACCAAAGGTCGAAGAAGTGTCTGCGCTTGGAGAACAAGGGGACCATGGTCATCGCTTACGAATGGCGCGACGCCGCCTGGGTATCGAAGATTTTACCCTCGGGTTCGAGAAGCGGGGCCAGCTTTTTCTTCAATAAGAATAAGGCCCTGATATTGCCCGGACAGAAGACCGAGATTCCGGTTTGGTTCCAGAAACGTCGAGCTGGGATCTTCTCCGAGTCTTGGCGGCTTGACACCGAGCCGAAACTCCACGGGGCGAATCTGATCGTGAGAATGTGGGGATGCGCTTCTTCCGAGGATTCGGGGTCTGGCCGATCAATCGACGCCTACTTGGATCGCTGCATCCGGGATACCAGCGTCAGAGAAACCCTCGACTTCGTCATCTCCAACGTCAGTCCGTCCAGGCCTCAGGAACCGGCGTACCAAAACTGTTACCTGGAGGCCGAATTGTTCCGGGCTAAGAACCCTTCGTACTTTTATCACTCAAGTGCGATCACCGATTTGTACAAATTGTGGGACACTTGTTTGGCGTCTAATGTCGCTACTACGTGGAACTTGTCGTTGGTCGAATTGCGAAGTCTTCTCTTGCGGATCGACGATCCTGAGCTCAGAAACGAGCGGCTTAAATTGTTCAGTGATCTCTGTAAAGAGTGTCTAAAGCCCGACGGATTTAGTACAGATAAAAGTGTCAAGTATGGAGTTGTTTACAATGTCCTGTGTGCATTTGCCAATAGGATGGAAGAGGAGAGTGCGATCGTTAAACAAAGTTGCATTCTCAGGCAGCCGGACGACTTGGCGTCGATTAATTCCACCGTCGAAATTTCTCCGGAAAGTTCGTCGTCCGGAATGATGGGAATCAATGGGTGGCGCGGTAGCTTGAAATCCACCGAAATTTTCTTGTATGGACAAGTGTTTTATACCCGCATTTATGAACTTTTAGTTGAAAGTATGGAACAGATCTGTGCGGCTATAGACTCTGTCAACAATCTCAATGAGCttgaacaataaaaaatctttcctCGAATCGAAATGTTGGAGGAATGAATTTCGGAATCTAATCGATGGAAAACGATCGGGTTTTAAGTTTTCATGCAACTTGCAATAGCGtacaatttctgtaaaaaaaaatttctttccttcgCGACGCTGAATTTCATCGATGATTTTCAACGAGCAAGCAGGAACAATTGTCTTTCTTAATGATGGATTGAAAAACATTGCATACATTTTGAACGTAGCTATGCCAATGAATGAGTACAGTGCAGAATATTGGTTGTGGCAAACAGACAGGAATTCAGAACTTTCGTccgatgaatattttcacccttATCATTTTGTAGAGAGAATGAAAACCGTATCCTCGTCAGTGGAACGGACCAAAGTATTCGTGGATACATCTTTTACGAGCTTCTCTCTTCACGCTCTCCGTCTCTTAACGACCGGTTCTTAAGAGACAAAAGACTCTGTCCAAagggtatacgtatatgctaCGAATACCATCTTTCCTTTATCAGAATGGAAAAGGGTACAACTATATTCTCGAATTCCAATATTCATGCCGTCGTGCCAGGCATCGCGTATgctgtttcttttttgctgCGCCAATTCACCTTTACCACTCGAGCAAATTAAACGTCCTTGCTATTATAAAACCTCGCATGAATATGGAATTTATTACCCAATGTCGACCAATTGCCCGTTACTGCCTCTCCGCAACTCCATGCATTGAAAATTtaccaacaatttttcactgtGTTGAACCTGCAAAAATAAGGCTTTGAAGTATTGTAGAGTATTTGTCGAGGGAAACGAAAGAGAGGCTTTAATCACGTGTGATTAAATCTACAATTTCTGTCACTATATTATTCTTACGTAAACGTGTACCGCTATTTTATTTACCATATTGGCTACTTTTGTTCACTTTTATgctgttatttttatcactgGCGTAAATTTTGCCTCCATGAGTTGAGTTTCGAGTAATATTCGTAGAACAATGAACAGCTGCAGTTTGCGTAGTTGTATAAAGAAACGAATCTCTTTATCTACATTCTTGACGAAACtttaacatttaaaaaaaaaaatgctaatgtaatgaattatattttcttttgcaAGTAGTTTGCTTCGTCTGGTACTAATTGTATTATGCAATCTGCTAAATGAGCAATATTTGCTGAAATCATTCTCAAACTCTCCAAACATTGTACGAAAATTTGTTTAGTCTCGTCGAGAAAATATTGATCgcacaaaattttcgaaaacgagTTTGAGAATCTTTGAAAGTATTCCATAACTTTGATTGAACCTCGAGTAAAGATAGAAACCAGATGACTGgttctttttgttttatcttttctttgttttgtttctGACAACGTTTCTCAAATAAATTCCTTCGACGAAGATGACTTTGAAATTGTTACGATCCGCTAACGACCGATAAAACGTTGTTCTCTGTTCGCCTTGCAAGGTTGAACCTGTGCTCGCGTCATTTCgaatcgttgaatatttacgATATAGACGCATAACCGACGAGCTGTATGACTTGTAAACGGCTTGCAGCAGCATTCCTCGTACCGTTCGGACAGACTAGACGTCTAGCATACGCTCATCGGAGTCATGGGTGGGAAGTAAATTTTTAGTTTATGCTATATACGGAACAGCTGCGAAGAAATTGAATGAGCAGTCGTGACCCGCaggttaaatttgaatatatggTAATAAGATGTTGCGCTGGAcctacgaatttgaaaattataaggTTAAAAAAACACCTTCTTAAGTTATACCTCACGTCCGCACATCTGCGGAGGCTACTCGATCACCACCGATCGATGTTTCACGTCATATTAATTATTCCAGCTTTCGATTTCTCGTTTCGATCACGAGAATCCTAATAAAGTCTTgttttcgaatgaattattctAATCAGCTTCTTTGAGGGTCTGTTACATCTGTGTATAGAACGTATAGAAACGATGTCAGATCAGGCAACAActcacatacatatacattattttcTCTCTGACAAACTGTACGTCTTggcgtttgtttattttattccaaaattcagATACATTGTGTCGTAATCTTATAAGTATAGCTGAAATAAGTTCGAATCTTTTTTCGTCACAGATTACCCAATGTCAGTTTATAAATTTCGGCGAATTTTTCTGGGAATATCGAAGTTCAATTGCAATGAAAAAAGGGATAAATGAACAGTGAGAGTCAGCAGCGGGATCgaaacgtcaatttttttaatcagagTGGCCCGCGGGAAAGAGGGAGAGCGAGAAAACGAGGATGTTACAACGATGAATTTGGTAAAagtggttgaaaatttaaattagatACTCGCAAGCTACTCTGTTATGTAAACACGAGGCAAAACGTCGGGTGTATAAcattgagaaatatttaaatttgaatcgcACTCCATGACGTACCGTGTTTAATTGAGTGTAAACAGAAGTCTAGATGAGCCGTCGTAAAAGAAAGCTATAGCTGTATAGAATGTTCATTTCGTTTTACTCattgcttcttctttttattttttttttttttttttacacatattatatCCGTACGATAGCCGGAATGTTCTTGAAACGGGCTCTTAACTGTGGAAATAGCAAAAAGTAGTCGAGTACCATGAGAATAATTCACGGAATTCAAGAACTCAAGAACTTggtaatattattcaataccGTATAATAAGATGGAAATCGAGTATTTGTCTAtttgtgattaatttttaagtAGCCAGAAATTATGTTTTTCATGCTCGTTATCGTGACAAACTAGGCGCAGTGAAACCAGGCATCGAATCTCAACAACGCgttatcatatttttttgctcatatgtgataaaatttattggtATGGAAGCTCGACTAATTCAGCATCTGCGATATGTAACAGATGAAACGTATGAAGTACATCGAATTACGACTCAGAAACTGCGTCTTGTCCTTCGATGATGTGTACCAAACGAAAAAAGCCGGCTAATTCTCGTGTAGAGCAAAGCGGTGGCCAGCAGTTTTAACACAGTTGACATATCGCTCCCTGCGATCgtttataaacaattttttataaccaGTAGCTCAAGCAGATATCCGTGTGTGCGCATAATGACCGTTAGCAATCGTCGACTAAATTTACGAATCACGTTACGCATGCttgtacaagaaaaatgtgaCACATGCTCCTCCGGCATTTGTTTCACTCACAGATTAACCAAGAAGCTCATAAATATAAACCCCAAATTGACTAGAATAATTTTAGCCACCTCGTATGATAGGCTCATTTTCGAAGTGTAATTACAGTGACGCACGTGTGGAAATAATAGCGCCAATGTATTTGCCATCGAACCCCGAAGTTGCCTAATCTATGCTCCCGATAAAACGACCCGTGCAGGATGCTTTTCTAGACTAACTTTGCCAGTGACCGCGTACTCTAAAGTTTGACCCTAGGGGCAAACGGACCGTCCAACTCACACGGATAATGATATTGTTGTCTGGCCATATGTTGCGCCAGTCAGCTGCTACCGATTAGAGTCGACTGGCTGCTGCAGCGGTTGCCGAATATCAGAACCGACCATTCATCACTCGTAGTATTACATCCATCTATTGATCGGTCCATTTGCCGTGAGATAATCGTAAATATTGCTAGTAAAACCTGTCTGTCAAGTTTTCGATGCAGATTACTCGTGCTAGCAAATTTTTATGGATTTTTCCATCAGAAGTCAATCAGTGCCGTTAAAAACAGTTCATGATCGAGGATGTAATCGCTCAACATTTATTACAAAGGTAAACCTTGACACGTTTTATTCGCATCACCCGTCCCATTTGAATACAGCAGAAGAATTACATCATGACTCTTGAATAGTCGGGCAATTGCAGCCAAAAGTCACTGTACTATAACTGTACTGTGTTTCTCATTCGGGTGCCGCCTGcaagtatatttttccacaTGGCCATCATGCGATCCCCACTTCTGCCTCTTATACAATATTGTCACTTTAGGCTGATCCGACTGAGCACTTTACAATGTGCTTTGAGGTTCTTAAAGTCTGTTTACCCGGTCTTTTTCATCCATTGTTATTTCATGATTGCTATTCACATTTACTCAGTCTACGGAATCCGGATACTTTACACATTTTTCAGTAGGCGGATTATCAGGCGTAAGGAGTTACCTAGACTGATGTTAAAAAGTTGAACGACattggtattattattattcgatatTTGCCGCCGTACAGTTCATTCAGATTTCTATAATCTCAATTTGGAACCAGGAATAACACATGGTTCGGTAACAGACGACGAGTGATGAAAGTCGTGTTTGTTACGCACGACTGTACAGTGACTTTACGGTTAAAATTCATCCCGTTCAACGGTATAATAATCTGATTGCTTGACAACGGTTGTACAAATCGCAGAAGAGCCTCGACGGTGAAACCCAATCCAATTATCCGTCAACCTTGGTTCTATCGCGAAGATTGCATCGTTACCAAGTGTTGACGAGTGTGTGTTCGTTCCGAAGGTTCTTTCGTCCTTTCCTTCTTATttattcccccccccccccccccgtttttttttttttttttttttaagccaGAAATGGACAGACACTAGAGCCCAGCACTAGCATCTGGTTAAGGAGGCTGGGTGAGGATTCCATCGGTGGTCTGAGCCACCCCCTGACCATGTTGGGTGTGCGGCACGCCGCATCGATGCCTGTGAGGGTATGCCTGCCTACCTACATCCAGCAAGTTGCACAAACGCAGAACGATCCTCTAACGATATCTCGACGGCAGCTTCGGACTGCAGCCGGCTACACAGTGCTCTGCCCTTGTTAGGCGAGCCTCCGGGGGTTCGTGCCTCTTCGGGAACAGGAAATCGACCATAAGGTCGTTGGGCAGGTGCCTGGCGAACTACATACCTCGATCTATACCTGCCGGCTCATCTTCCTCCCTCCCTTAAACGCCTTCGCATCTGCCCCGGCCTGACCACCGTGCTTTAAACCCCCATCATCGCGGACACCTTATTCCGACAAAATCGAGGGGGACGGAACCCTGTTCGATCGTTAATCGGCGCTACTAACTTTTGGGATACTCTGAACGACGAGGTCGAGCTTAAGCCGTTACTGTTCACCAGAGAGTCAAACTTCAATATCTATCCTAGGCGCGTAACAGAACTTTGATGGAATgggtcgtcctcttgttgaCTGCTGACCTGTGTTGGGCATCGTGATAAAACCCTGTCTTTGTGATGTAGGTTTTTAATAAACTTATTCATAAAACATTGCACTGTCTGGAAATAATGTTCtgcttttcaatttcacgaaCTAAGCTGACTGGTTAACGTTGAACTCGAAACTGCTCAGACGGTGAGAATAGTTTCTTTTATAACAAAGTTCAACACTTATGCATAGAGACTGGAGTAAATGAATGCAAACCAATCGCTAATGGTGAAACTACGTTTAAGAGTTGTTTGATAACGATTACGTCAACGAGTTATGTGAGGATTACGTTAGCCTTCGAAAAAAAGCGCAAGCCTCGATCGAATTGGGACCTTGAAAATGAGTTTCAGAACTTCGCTGATTGGATTTAGACCACATGGTCAGAAGAATTTGGTTTTCCAGTAAACGGTTCGAACGTCACCGATTCGGATTTCTCCCCATTCGTCGTTACCTGCGACAGCAAACATACGCACAACTCAGCGGTATGATCAAAGACTAATGAGTACAAGCTTCTCCCGATCCCTGGAGACAAAAACCAAGAAAGACTCTCCACTAAAACCAGCGTACATACGATAACTATATATGTATTCCTTGCACTAGCGGCGGTTAAACGATCGATGGAGGATGGATAACGAATGGAAAACTGGTGAAATAACCTAAATTACGTGATGGCTTCCAACCTCGAGTCGTAAAGTGCCGCCTGAAACACACTCACAACCATTGACGAACGTGACGTGGTGGCATGCGATTGCACCTACGTCTGCACAGCGAATGGGGCGTCTAACTATTCCGTTGAAGacagagggagagagagagagggagggagagagagagagagagagagagagagagagagagagagagagagtcgaCTCGAACACCTAGAAGATAAACAAGCAGCGCGTTTAGGAGTCCGCGTTTAAGGGTCGCATAAAGCGTGAATTAAGGTCAGTTAATCCGGTCCTTAACTCGGCGAGTCTGTATCTTTCGGATCACCTTGGGGATCTCGGCGAAACAATTTAACGACCGCTGTACGGGCGTTAAGGTTAAGGCAGGCACTATTAGGTCCCACCCAAAACGTTTGCCGAGTGTTTAGTCTACTCGATGTCGTGCCTACGGTCCGGCCATTTCATGCCGTATAATAACCAGTTAACAAACAGCTGACTTTGGTAGTACGCAGGCTCGAATTCTTGACTTTGTTCAGACATATCCTAATAACCGTATACCTGCTTTTTCACTTTAGAAATTTGATTTCTCCTCAAACTCGTGATTTTTCTCGAAGGTTGACCGGCTGTGAAATTGACCCAAAATTACatcgtcaaatttttgtgacatttttattttctgtattacggtaattttttaatttttttttttttttcattcacccAGGAACTGTTTTCTCCGTCAATAATATTGCGCGCAAGGTTTGGAATATGTTTCAAATCGCCGAAATTATCACGTTCGTAAGCTCGTTTCCGAGAGTAAGAAACACGCGAAAGCTGGACAAGACGATTCTACAtccataaatattttcaaccatcGACTGATAGTGGATTTTATCGATGCGTGAAAATGCttgcaataatttgttgtGAGCGCTTATTAGCCTGTTTAACGTTCATCATGCGTCAGCTGtggagaaaaatcgaaacgatTTCAAGGGAAAATGTCCGGTAATACAATATGTGAGGCTGATCTATCGGAGCTCGGTCGATAATTAATAACATTCAGGTTTTATATTGTAACGTAGATagatataaattatacgcTACGTTGCGCATGCGGTACAATTAAAATATGCCTCGTAATAAATGGCTGTTAAAGACGATTTACCGGTTTTTCAAGGAGGTT
Proteins encoded in this region:
- the LOC124294099 gene encoding MYCBP-associated protein-like is translated as MDHGRRVGRKDTSLTLKRPCNPSVVTVTDPPCTKDKPIVEDRRLKNWKTWLRRHRIQCEALRGRVSNPKADMVMNSCEKVRAKIEMRNLMEYAAAPVTPVPGKSTGSPGFWKVPPILSNHGNPCLPDVGPVLTKKELNSFPTLEHIEVPKCIREEKNLSNLEESVPGWKRSSYLSKRREELAGNIAILKPSRPETETDLVVRGRRFGCSEEEQEVPRLPVISVTDASIESEESEVKIMAEEAVVVTLEINGVRVTRDEETIHQRSEDLVWPLTFLSAVNQRSKKCLRLENKGTMVIAYEWRDAAWVSKILPSGSRSGASFFFNKNKALILPGQKTEIPVWFQKRRAGIFSESWRLDTEPKLHGANLIVRMWGCASSEDSGSGRSIDAYLDRCIRDTSVRETLDFVISNVSPSRPQEPAYQNCYLEAELFRAKNPSYFYHSSAITDLYKLWDTCLASNVATTWNLSLVELRSLLLRIDDPELRNERLKLFSDLCKECLKPDGFSTDKSVKYGVVYNVLCAFANRMEEESAIVKQSCILRQPDDLASINSTVEISPESSSSGMMGINGWRGSLKSTEIFLYGQVFYTRIYELLVESMEQICAAIDSVNNLNELEQ